GTCGTTCACGCGGATCCAGTCGACCGCGGTCTTCGTGGGGTAGACGTGCAGGAAGAACCAGTCGCCCGGCTTCGCGTCCGGGATCGTCACGTACGCGATGCCGTTCTCGACGCGCGCCGTCACTCCACCGGCGTTCTCGGAGGTGAGGAGATCGGAGGACGCCACCGGCGGGTCCGGCACGAACTCGGGCTTCGGCACGGACTGCGTCGAGGGTGCTCGGCTGCCCGCCGCCGAGGTGGCCGACGGAGACGCGGCCGGGAGCTGCACGGCCGGCTCGGCCGGCGTGGAGACCGGCGGCTTCTGGGGTCGCGGGTTCGTGCCGCCGTCGGGTGGAACGACGGGCGGAACGGGGAGGATGATCTCGGGAGCGGGCGCCTGCACGGCCGCGGGTGCCGCCCACGTGATGCCGTTCAGGAGCACCTGGGCCGAGGCGAGCGACCAGCTCCGGGCGTCGACGGCGGTGGACGAGCCGTGGAGCGACAGGAACAGGTGGCGGTTCGTGGCCCGCTGGTCCACCGCGATGCCCGAGCCGAGCGGCTCGACGACGGTGCCGGATCCCTCGGCGTCGCGGAGGACGACCGCCTCGGCGAGGACCGTGGGCTGCACCCCGGTGAGCTCCTCGAACCAGGCCGTGAACTTCGGTCCGCCGCTCGCCGTGTTCTGCCGCAGCACGGAGCCCGGCTGCAGCGAGTCCGGGCTCAGCATGCCCCCGGCGAAGATCTCGTGCGGCTGCGTGATGCGATATCCGGTGGCCGAGAGCGTGCGATCGTTGGCCGCGCCGCGCGTGGCCGGGTCGCCCTGCAGTCGATGGAGCGTCGCGATCCCGCTCTGCTCATCCGCTCCGAGGTCGAGCCAGATCACACCGGTGCCCGCGGCGTCCGTGGCCGCGATCGCCGCCGTCAGCTGCTCGGCCGTCGCGGCCTCCGGGGTGTCCCACAGCACCGCATCGTACGCGGCGAGGGCGGCGGGATCCGCGGGGAGCGCTCGAGCGCTCTCCGCGAGCAGCCCGTTCTCCGACAGCAGCGTCGACGTGCGATCGCCGTTGTCGCCGAGCACCAGCACCCGCTGCATCTTCGCGAGACGGAAGTTGACCGTCGTGGTGAGCGCGGCCCGCACCGGGGCTGCGGCGGAGATGGACTCCTGCGTGCCGTCGGCCGTCGCGCGCAGCTGGTATGCGCCGATGGGCAGGCCCGGGATCTCGTAGCTGCCGTCGGCCGCCGTGACCGTGGAGATCGTCTGCCCGACCACCGCGACGGTCGCCCCGGGGAGGGGCGCGTCGGTCGCGTGGTCGACGACCACGCCTCGGAGGGCGCCGACCGTGATCTGCGTGAGTGGGAGCTCGAGGGTCTGGAACACACCGGCCGTCACGGTGAGCACACCGGACTGCGCCGAGGTGTACCCGAAGCGCTCGACGGTGAGGGTGTACTCCCCGGGCACGAGCCGGGCGGTGAAGCGCCCGGTGGCATCGGTGGTCCAGGTCTCGCCGTGCGCGCCGTAGCTCACGGTCGCGCCCGAGACCGGCAGCCCCGTGGCCGCATCGAGGATCCGGCCGGCCACCCCGGCCTCGCCGCGCACCGCGGCGATCGCGGCGTGCACATCGATGCGGCCGGCGCCGTAGCGCGTGTCGGGCTCAGTAGCGTCGGGGTTCGGGTGCCACGCCGTCGACTCGAGCGCGGTTGCGATCTCGTCGACCGAGAGGCCGGCCTGCGCGGAGCGGATGAGCGCGACGGCGCCGGCGACGTGGGGCGTCGCCATCGAGGTACCCGTCGACTCGCCCCAGCGGCCGCCCGGGATCGCCGAAAACACCTTGGCCCCGGGGGCTGAGGCGTCCGGCTTCGCGAACGCCGTCGGCCAGCCGTACTGCTCGGCGGTGGCCGCGGGCCAGTGGGTGACGGCGCCGCAGGATCCCGGATCCACCTCGTCGGCGCTGTTCGTCATGCCGACGCCGAACGCCTCGTAGATGTCGCCGGGGCTGGACGTGCCGTTTGGGCCGCACGGTGCGTTGCCGATCGCGATCGCGGGGAAGACCCCGGCCTCGCGGAGGTTGCGGATCGGCTGGATCAGCGACGCGTCGTAGGCCCCCGAGCCGAGCGACATGTTGATGACGTCCGCCGCGCGACCGGCCGGTTTGCCCGTGCCGTCGTATGGAGCCAGCACCCACTGCAGGGCGCTGAAGATCTTGGCCGAGCTGCCGCCGCCGCTCAGCACGTTCGCCGCCATCAGCTCCGCCTCCGGTGCGACGCCGATCTGCGTGCCCGATGCGTCGCCGCCGAGGATCGTGCCCGCGACGTGCGTGCCGTGCGAACCGGGATCGGTCGGGGTGCTGACGACGGGCTTGCCCGTGCGGTCGAAGTTGATCCAGCCGCCCGGGAAGCTCGGATCGCCCGTGCCGCGACCGACGAGGTGAGAGGCGATGTCCGGGTGCGTCGCGTCGACGCCGGTGTCGAGCACCGCCACGCGCACGCCCGCGCCGGCCGCGCCGAAGTCGCGCCACGCGTCGTCCGCGTTGATGCGCTCCAATCCGTAGGTGATGGGGGCGTCGGGATCGGCCACGACCTCAGCAGCCGCCTCGGCCGCGGCGGGATCGACGGTGTATGCCTCTGCCGGAATGCTGGGCGACTCGAGCTCGACGGGTGGGTCCTCCGCGAGCCCCTCGACGGTGTAGTTGGGCACCACGTCCCGCGCGCCGGGGAGGGCCGCGAGCGCGGCGAGCACCGGCTCGCTCGGGACTGCGGAGACGAGTACCGCACTCGTCACCCAGAAGCGGTTCAGCACCTCGACGTCGTGCTCGCGCTCGAGTGCCGTGAGACCGCGCTCTGCGGCGTCCCACTGGGCGTCGGCCTGCGATGCGAGGGCGTCTGCGGCGAGCTCGGGCGACCCTTCCGCGGCGGCCGGGACCCCCGAGTCGTCGAAGAGCACGAGGATCTCGGCCGCACCGGTGTCGGGATCGACCCAGTCCTCGGGTGCGTCCGGTTCCGCTCCGTCCGATTCCGTCGCTCCCGGTTCCGTCGCTCCCGATTCCGTCGTGTCAGTTCCTGTGGCTCCCGACGCACCGTCCGCCGCCTCCCGGCTCGCCGGCGCCCCGAGCGCCTCAGTGTCCGCGTTCTGGCCCGGCGCGACGAGCGCCTGCAGCGCGGGATCGATCGCCGCCGGCTCCGCGCTCGGGGCGAGGAGCCCCGAGGTGGTGCCTGCGAGCGGGCCCCCCGGGGGGAGTGCGATCCCGAGCAGCAGCGCCAAGCCGGTGAGGGCGATCACAGCCGTGCGACGGGTACGCCGCGTCGAAGCGACAGGGTTCGGAGACACAGGAACAACTCCCCTAGAGATCGATGGTCGGCGCGTGACGTGAGCGCGGTACCGCTCGAGTCACCGTATCATCTGATGTAAGTAAGCTAAACCTAAACAAGATCAGATGTTAACTTGATTCTCGCGCATAGATGAGGCTAGCCTAACCTTCGTGCGATGTTCTAATCCTTCTGGTTTTCGGTCCCTTCGGCGTGTGCTGACCGCGGTGATCGCGGGGACCCTCGCGGTGGCCCTCACCGGCTGCGCGCTCATCATGGGGGAAGCGCCCGAGATCGCCGACCGCGACGCGGCGGCTGCCTCCAGCCCTCGATTCTTCGAGGGGCACGACACCGCGCTGCTGCCGTCCGACGACATCGATCCGATCACCACGGACCCGAACCCGCAGCTGCCCGTCACGTTCACGGGGCTCGACGACGTGACCGTCGAGATCACCGACACCAGCCGCATTCTCGCGCTCGACGGTACGGGGAGTCTCGCGTCCGTCGTGTTCGGACTGGGCTTCGGACCGCAGGTGGTCGGGCGCGATCTCACCACCGGGTTCGAGTCGGCCAAGGATCTGCCGCTCGTGATGGACAACCACACGCTGAACGCCGAGTCGATCCTCGAGCTCAACCCCACGCTGATCCTCACCGACTACACGGTCGGCCCCTACGACGTGCAGATGCAGATGCGCAACGCGGGCATCCCGATCGTGTTCTTCGAGGGCGCGGAGAATCTCGAGGACATCCCGCGGCTCATCACCGATGTCGCCACCGCACTCGGGGTGCCCGAGCTGGGCGAGGACTACGTCGTCGACTTCCAGAACCGCCTCGACGACACGCTCGCCCGCATCCAGGCCGTCGCCCCCGAGGAGGCCGCGGACAAGGTGCGCATGGTCTTCCTCTACATGCGCGGCCGGGCCGGGGTGTACTACATGTACGGTAACAACCCCGACGGGTCGACCGGGATCGCCGGGGTGCTCATCGAAGCGCTCGGCGGGGTCGACGTCGCGGGTGAGGAGGAGTGGGTCAGCGGCTCGCTCACCGCCGAGGGGCTGATGCGGCTCGAACCGGATCTCATGCTCATGCTGACCCTGGGCCTCGAGTCGGTCGGGGGCGTCGACGGACTTCTCGAGGTGCCCGGTGTCGCGCAGACCCCGGCGGGGGAGCGCAGCCGCGTCGTCGACATGAGCGACTACGAGATGTTCACCTGGGGCCCGCGGACCCCCGAGGTGCTCACCGCGCTGGCCGAGTCGATCTACCACGTCGACCTCGCATCGGTGGAGCTGTCGTGAGCCGCACGGTCCCCGACCTCGCCCCCGGAGCGCCCGAGACGGGCGGGATCCCGCTCCGCATGGCGGCATCGGTGCCGCACGACGAGCTCCCGCGGGTGCTGCACTACGACGCGGATCCGGCCTCCCTCCCGAAGCCGAAGAAGCGCAAGGTCACCCTCCTGTTCCTCGTGCTCGGGATCGGACTCGTCGTCGTGACGCTGCTCTCGGCCGCCCTCGGCCAGATGCAGATCCCCATCGTCGAGGTCATCGGCTCGCTCTGCCGCCGGGTCGGGCTCGAGTGCGGCGCCGCGGCGTCGCACCAGAATGCGGACGCCGCCCTCTGGGAGGTACGCTTCCCGCGGGTGGTGCTCGCCGTGTTCGTGGGGGCGTCGCTCGCCGCTGCGGGCGCGATCATGCAGGGCGTCTTCGGCAACCCGCTCGCGGATCCCGGCGTCATCGGCGTCTCCTCGGGCGCCGCCGTCGGCGCGAGCCTCATGATCATCACCGGCCTCGCCGCCGGCAGCAGCTTCGCGATCCCGATCGGGGCCTTCGTCACGGGCGTCGCGACCGCGCTGCTCATCTACGCCATCTCCCGCTCGCGCGGGCGCACCCAGGTGATCACGCTCATCCTCACGGGCATCGCGGTCAACGCGTTCTGCGGCGCCGCGCTCGCCCTCATGACCTTCGCCGCCACCACCAACCAGCGCGAGCAGATCGTGTTCTGGCAGATGGGCAGCCTTGCCGGTGCGCTCTGGGAGTCGGTGTACACGGTGCTCCCGCTGCTCATCGTCGGCCTGCTCTTCGCCGTGCTCATCGCCGGCAAGCTCGACCTGCTCAGCCTCGGCGACGACGCGGCGCGGCACCTGGGCCTCAACATCGAGCGGCTCCGGATCGGCGCGATCCTCGTCGTGGCCCTGCTCACGGCCGCCGCGGTCGCGTTCGCCGGGATCATCGGCTTCGTCGGCCTCGTCGTGCCGCACCTGGTGCGCATGCTCGTCGGCCCGGGGCACCGCGTGCTGGTGCCCGCGAGCGCCCTCGGCGGCGCCGTGCTGCTCGTCGTCGCCGACACGTTCGCCCGCACGGCCGTGCCCTACGCGGAGCTGCCGCTCGGCATGCTCACGGCGCTCATCGGCGGACCGTTCTTCTTCTTCCTGCTCAAGAGCAGCCGCACCCGCAACGGGGGCTGGCTGTGAGCCGCGTGATCGGGCGCCCGCGCGAGGCGGCCGTGCCGGTCCGCTCCGAGTTCGGCGCCGCGGTGGTCACCGCGCATGGCGTCTCCGTCTCCCTCGGCGGCACCCAGATCGTCTCGGGGGTCGACTTCACCGTGCGCGCGGGGGAGATGCTCGCGATCATCGGCCCGAACGGCGCCGGCAAGTCGACGCTGCTCGGAGCGCTCGCCGGTGACCACGCCTACGGCGGGTCGATCATGCTCGACGGCCGCGAGGTCTCCGCGTGGTCGACGCGGGAGCTCGCCCTCCGGCGCTCGGTGCTGCGGCAGAGCAACACCCTGAGCTTCCCGTTCAACGTCGTGGACGTGGTGAAGATGGGGCGCGCACCCTGGCGCTCGATCACGACCGTCGCCGAGGACGACCGGATCATCGCGCAGGAGCTGCTGCGGAGCGACACCTTCCGCTTCGCCGAGCGCGCGTTCACGTCGCTCTCGGGCGGTGAGGGGGCGCGGGTCTCGCTCGCGCGCGCCATGACCCAGCGGACCGGCGTGCTGCTGCTCGACGAGCCGACGGCGGCGCTCGACATCAACTACCAGGAGCAGGTGCTCGCGGTCGCCCGGCACTACGCGCGACAGGGCAACGGCGTCGTGGTCGTGCTGCACGACCTCGCGGCGGCGGCGGCATACGCGGATCGGGTGCTGCTGCTCGCGGAGGGCGGCATGCGCGCGTTCGGCACCCCGCGGGAGGTGCTCACCGCGCAGGCGCTGAGCGAGGTGTACGGGCACCCGGTGCGGGTGCTCGAGGACACGGACGGCACGCTCATGATCGTGCCCGTCCGATTCGCCGATGAGGCTCCCGCTCCGCCATCGGTACCCCACGACCCGCATCACCACCCCGACACAGAGGAGACCACATGACGGCGCGATCACTGCCCCGAGAGGATCGGCATCGGCTGGTCCGCATCCTGGTGCTCCTGGTGCTCTCCGTGTTCGCGGCGACGCTGGCGCTCGCGGCGATGTCCGGGCCCGCGCACGCGGCGGGCCGCGTCGACGTGTCCCAGGCTCCGAACGCCGACGGCTCGACCACGGTGACCATCTCGGGCAGCGGCTTCCAGTACCTCCCCAACGCCCAGGGCGGGATCTACATCTTCTTCGGTGCGGTCTCCGACCCCTCGACCAACGCCTGGGCCCCGAGCCAGGGCGGCAAGTCGGGGTCGACGTTCGGGTACGCGAACACCCCCGGCTCGACGCTGCTCGCGGCATTCCAGGGCGGATCGTCGGCCTCCGAAGCGAACGCGGTCATCGACCCGAACGGCAACTGGAGCGCCCAGATGACGATCCCGGGCAGCACGTTCGCCTCGTCCTCCGGCAACCCTCACGCGGGCGCCGCCCAGTCGGGTGCCACGATCGACTGCCTCCAGGTGCAGTGCGGGATCATCACGATCGGCGCGCACGGCATGGTGAACGCGAACAACGAGTCCTTCACCCCCGTCGGGTTCGTCACGGCGAGCGGCGCGATCGCGTCGGGCACCGCCGCGCAGAGCTTCACGGACGACGCCACGGTGCTCGAACTGCCGGGTGCCGAGGCCTCCGCAGCGCAGGCCGAGGGAGACGCGGCCGCCGAGGCCGACGCGTCGGCCGGCACGGGATCGACCGCGACGGGCGCCGAGCCCGCGGCTGAGCCGAGCGGCGAGGCGGAGGCCGGTGGCTTCGACACGACCCTGCTGGTGCTGGGGGTGCTCGGCGTCGCCGTGCTCGCCCTCATCGCCGCCGTGGTCGTCGTGCTGATCAAGCGCGCCCGGCCCCGCCCGCCCGTCGCGCCCGCGCCGAACGCGGACCCCGAGGGCCCGGCCGCACCGCCGGCAGCGGAGGCATCGGCCGCCCCGGCCGATGCCGCGACGCCCGAACCGACCACCGAGGATCGACAGAAAGTGAGTGCAGAGTGAGAAGCCAGCTCCGCGGACGCGGATTCCGACGGACGATCGCGGGGAGCGCAC
Above is a genomic segment from Leucobacter rhizosphaerae containing:
- a CDS encoding S8 family serine peptidase, which codes for MSPNPVASTRRTRRTAVIALTGLALLLGIALPPGGPLAGTTSGLLAPSAEPAAIDPALQALVAPGQNADTEALGAPASREAADGASGATGTDTTESGATEPGATESDGAEPDAPEDWVDPDTGAAEILVLFDDSGVPAAAEGSPELAADALASQADAQWDAAERGLTALEREHDVEVLNRFWVTSAVLVSAVPSEPVLAALAALPGARDVVPNYTVEGLAEDPPVELESPSIPAEAYTVDPAAAEAAAEVVADPDAPITYGLERINADDAWRDFGAAGAGVRVAVLDTGVDATHPDIASHLVGRGTGDPSFPGGWINFDRTGKPVVSTPTDPGSHGTHVAGTILGGDASGTQIGVAPEAELMAANVLSGGGSSAKIFSALQWVLAPYDGTGKPAGRAADVINMSLGSGAYDASLIQPIRNLREAGVFPAIAIGNAPCGPNGTSSPGDIYEAFGVGMTNSADEVDPGSCGAVTHWPAATAEQYGWPTAFAKPDASAPGAKVFSAIPGGRWGESTGTSMATPHVAGAVALIRSAQAGLSVDEIATALESTAWHPNPDATEPDTRYGAGRIDVHAAIAAVRGEAGVAGRILDAATGLPVSGATVSYGAHGETWTTDATGRFTARLVPGEYTLTVERFGYTSAQSGVLTVTAGVFQTLELPLTQITVGALRGVVVDHATDAPLPGATVAVVGQTISTVTAADGSYEIPGLPIGAYQLRATADGTQESISAAAPVRAALTTTVNFRLAKMQRVLVLGDNGDRTSTLLSENGLLAESARALPADPAALAAYDAVLWDTPEAATAEQLTAAIAATDAAGTGVIWLDLGADEQSGIATLHRLQGDPATRGAANDRTLSATGYRITQPHEIFAGGMLSPDSLQPGSVLRQNTASGGPKFTAWFEELTGVQPTVLAEAVVLRDAEGSGTVVEPLGSGIAVDQRATNRHLFLSLHGSSTAVDARSWSLASAQVLLNGITWAAPAAVQAPAPEIILPVPPVVPPDGGTNPRPQKPPVSTPAEPAVQLPAASPSATSAAGSRAPSTQSVPKPEFVPDPPVASSDLLTSENAGGVTARVENGIAYVTIPDAKPGDWFFLHVYPTKTAVDWIRVNDDGELRIDVARIPGGEYRFAFTAADSSFAGWVAVRIPGAAERAAEAAQLTTVVEDVDAATTAGIAGFRLSPAEQLMLLGAALILLAAAGVTLLGTRRPAAGLPGTAGVPVAAPGTSAPGAPPPGRAASGSAPQGPVS
- a CDS encoding FecCD family ABC transporter permease, producing MSRTVPDLAPGAPETGGIPLRMAASVPHDELPRVLHYDADPASLPKPKKRKVTLLFLVLGIGLVVVTLLSAALGQMQIPIVEVIGSLCRRVGLECGAAASHQNADAALWEVRFPRVVLAVFVGASLAAAGAIMQGVFGNPLADPGVIGVSSGAAVGASLMIITGLAAGSSFAIPIGAFVTGVATALLIYAISRSRGRTQVITLILTGIAVNAFCGAALALMTFAATTNQREQIVFWQMGSLAGALWESVYTVLPLLIVGLLFAVLIAGKLDLLSLGDDAARHLGLNIERLRIGAILVVALLTAAAVAFAGIIGFVGLVVPHLVRMLVGPGHRVLVPASALGGAVLLVVADTFARTAVPYAELPLGMLTALIGGPFFFFLLKSSRTRNGGWL
- a CDS encoding heme ABC transporter ATP-binding protein translates to MSRVIGRPREAAVPVRSEFGAAVVTAHGVSVSLGGTQIVSGVDFTVRAGEMLAIIGPNGAGKSTLLGALAGDHAYGGSIMLDGREVSAWSTRELALRRSVLRQSNTLSFPFNVVDVVKMGRAPWRSITTVAEDDRIIAQELLRSDTFRFAERAFTSLSGGEGARVSLARAMTQRTGVLLLDEPTAALDINYQEQVLAVARHYARQGNGVVVVLHDLAAAAAYADRVLLLAEGGMRAFGTPREVLTAQALSEVYGHPVRVLEDTDGTLMIVPVRFADEAPAPPSVPHDPHHHPDTEETT
- a CDS encoding heme/hemin ABC transporter substrate-binding protein gives rise to the protein MLTAVIAGTLAVALTGCALIMGEAPEIADRDAAAASSPRFFEGHDTALLPSDDIDPITTDPNPQLPVTFTGLDDVTVEITDTSRILALDGTGSLASVVFGLGFGPQVVGRDLTTGFESAKDLPLVMDNHTLNAESILELNPTLILTDYTVGPYDVQMQMRNAGIPIVFFEGAENLEDIPRLITDVATALGVPELGEDYVVDFQNRLDDTLARIQAVAPEEAADKVRMVFLYMRGRAGVYYMYGNNPDGSTGIAGVLIEALGGVDVAGEEEWVSGSLTAEGLMRLEPDLMLMLTLGLESVGGVDGLLEVPGVAQTPAGERSRVVDMSDYEMFTWGPRTPEVLTALAESIYHVDLASVELS